A window of the Streptomyces sp. NBC_00250 genome harbors these coding sequences:
- a CDS encoding maleylpyruvate isomerase family mycothiol-dependent enzyme: protein MGTVTRFDSFAEFDPFAEHERTRAALRDVVPRLVRLLQGVRDMDAPSGVPVWTVGDVGAHLAGVHFAYSVGFTDESVEWDGLLPPDDGRSFGERIAAMNATSIGLFSGEERAGLGDFVSERSEMFLRVTEGLSPDTPVTAPWLGKESALTLAAATGLMLSETLVHGLDIARGAGLPWPIGPEEASLVLGQSMPTLMPLALDTAKARGVDIAFDLAIKGGPRLAVVIDDGTATVTRDAPPRAYDCRITAAPVAFLLVSFHRMPIWKAIARGQMRAGGRRPWLAMRLGELIASP, encoded by the coding sequence ATGGGTACTGTCACGCGGTTCGATTCCTTCGCGGAGTTCGATCCCTTCGCAGAGCACGAGAGGACCCGTGCCGCATTGAGGGACGTGGTTCCGCGGCTGGTCCGACTGCTGCAAGGGGTCCGGGACATGGACGCGCCTTCCGGTGTCCCCGTGTGGACAGTGGGTGATGTCGGCGCCCACCTCGCGGGCGTGCACTTCGCCTACTCCGTCGGCTTCACCGACGAGTCCGTGGAGTGGGACGGCCTCCTGCCACCGGACGACGGCCGGTCGTTCGGCGAGCGGATCGCGGCCATGAACGCCACGTCCATCGGCCTCTTCAGCGGTGAGGAGCGTGCCGGTCTCGGCGACTTCGTCTCCGAGCGGAGCGAGATGTTCCTGCGGGTGACCGAAGGACTCTCACCGGACACCCCCGTCACCGCCCCTTGGCTCGGGAAGGAGTCTGCGCTCACGCTGGCGGCGGCGACCGGTCTGATGCTCAGCGAGACCCTCGTACACGGCCTCGACATCGCCCGCGGCGCCGGACTCCCCTGGCCGATCGGCCCCGAGGAGGCGAGCCTGGTGCTCGGGCAGTCGATGCCGACGCTGATGCCACTGGCCCTGGACACGGCGAAGGCGCGTGGCGTCGACATCGCCTTCGACCTCGCAATCAAGGGCGGTCCGCGGCTTGCGGTCGTCATCGACGACGGGACGGCGACGGTGACGCGGGACGCCCCGCCGCGCGCGTACGACTGCAGGATCACGGCGGCTCCGGTCGCATTCCTGCTGGTCTCCTTCCACCGCATGCCCATCTGGAAGGCGATCGCGCGCGGCCAGATGAGAGCGGGTGGTCGCAGGCCGTGGCTCGCCATGCGGCTCGGCGAGCTCATCGCCAGTCCCTGA
- a CDS encoding radical SAM protein, with product MSISADSSGHTKEAFQEELLASFSDDFLHLIILPTEQCNFRCTYCYEDFAIGQMDPSTVQGIKRLLDRRMDGLQRVSVSWFGGEPLLGRGVVEDVSAHIAEAAARRPGLGYEADMTTNGYLLDLAMAEKLMPLGVRTYQISLDGPETVHNASRVRANGGGSFQRIWNNLLSIRASKLTVRVILRVHLAPDTLPYMPDFLAQVRDTFLDDERFSVSLRPIERMGGPNDESIDVLSASERVRIIEDLKAVLSNGPSTSRETGTMDVCYAARPNSFVIRANGNIAKCTVALNDPANSIGHLLPDGTLQIDNEQLTPWVRGWARRDEDSVRCPYVGMPRSAPPLLQISSGPRSRADARS from the coding sequence ATGAGCATTTCCGCCGACTCGTCCGGTCACACGAAAGAAGCTTTCCAGGAAGAACTTTTGGCGTCCTTTTCAGATGATTTTCTCCACTTGATCATTCTCCCTACGGAGCAATGCAATTTCCGTTGCACATACTGCTACGAGGACTTCGCGATCGGCCAGATGGATCCGTCTACCGTGCAGGGCATCAAGCGGCTGCTTGACCGGAGGATGGACGGGCTGCAGCGCGTGAGCGTCTCGTGGTTCGGTGGCGAGCCCCTCTTGGGCCGAGGGGTGGTGGAAGACGTGTCGGCCCATATCGCCGAAGCGGCGGCTCGGAGGCCAGGGCTGGGGTACGAGGCCGACATGACCACCAACGGGTACCTCCTCGACCTTGCGATGGCGGAGAAGCTGATGCCCCTGGGCGTCCGCACCTACCAGATTTCCCTGGACGGGCCGGAAACCGTACACAACGCCTCCCGCGTCAGAGCCAACGGCGGCGGCTCGTTTCAGCGCATCTGGAACAATCTGCTGTCGATCCGGGCCAGCAAGCTCACGGTGCGCGTCATCCTCCGCGTTCATCTCGCACCCGACACCTTGCCGTACATGCCGGACTTCCTCGCTCAGGTGCGTGACACATTCCTTGACGATGAACGCTTCTCCGTGAGTCTCAGGCCGATCGAGCGGATGGGTGGACCCAACGACGAGTCCATCGACGTCCTCTCAGCGAGCGAGCGAGTCAGAATCATCGAGGACCTCAAGGCAGTACTGAGTAACGGGCCGTCCACCTCGCGCGAAACCGGAACCATGGATGTCTGCTACGCCGCACGCCCGAACTCGTTCGTCATTCGGGCCAACGGCAACATCGCGAAGTGCACTGTGGCCCTCAACGATCCGGCGAACAGCATCGGACACCTACTGCCGGACGGCACACTCCAGATCGACAACGAGCAGCTGACGCCTTGGGTGCGGGGATGGGCACGTCGAGATGAGGACTCCGTGCGCTGCCCCTATGTCGGTATGCCGCGTTCGGCGCCGCCCCTGCTACAGATCAGCTCGGGCCCTCGATCACGTGCCGACGCGCGGAGTTGA
- a CDS encoding alpha/beta hydrolase family protein, translating to MIRATRGVATAAALLALAAVSPGPAYAQQSPPSSPPSSPPSPASPSAPSSTSPSPAPGTAPAASSGSRVGTLQLPPGWKITGGGAGRQLVWTSPEAVPMGDARVEFHAGDRLLGRPMAQQDGRSFRLPLRDVRLVEGAQLRVTAAGRRLDAPGPARSARIDPAAPAALPEAPLPPNRVDPGVPGRYRTVSGEYGLKSVRLPGFPEPVEMRATVVGPADAPGKRPVALFLHGRHETCYTPGSDEATGAWPCPAGSRPIPSHEGYLRAQRLLASQGYVTLSIAANGINGQDYRAEDGGAQARSSLIRLHLARWADWSSNRASAPAAVRRASAADLSRVLLVGHSRGGEGVNRAAVDSLSPPPADQDGYRGPVRWKIRGTVPIGPTIFGNNPAPDVPSMTILPGCDGDVYDLQGQNFVDGTRGVSRGAALHSAVYMVGANHNFFNSEWTPGQAQAPAMDDFSSDDGVDPVCSAGTKTRLTATQQQAAGATYIAAAARLFVAGDDRVRPLLDGTGRRAPSADPARALAHAVGAHRTPAFVPGSSVTVSGSGGRLCAQVDPDPARACLSPEAGGMSPHFASWEASPEPGRDAVALEWATPGSPVALRSAQPVSLAGSDALALRLIVPPNSTGTELDVAMRDSSGRRVHLGRTRVDGLPGSERTASYWAREVRVPLSASARSGVDLKAITALELTPRSGSGRAWLMDAWGWRPGTPAVRAADLARVDIGRLTVAEGDSGVRTYRVPVRVSGQRSGQVRLFVPAPDTGEFTSRTVTVRPGRHDIDVPVAVRGNTRFGYDVPHDAFVKAVRGTAVGSHRGGVTVLNDDAMPTVSVTPVAADVTEGSALTWRVTLSAAADAEIMGGVGFLPPAGGTELSTEDVDRAWLEEHLGEVPATATPLSQLDHGGLYLGFSVPAGETSAEVRVPTVKDGVSETVESVHAQLTTYDGSWEPIPGPEFIGTVRDAS from the coding sequence TTGATACGTGCTACACGCGGCGTGGCCACCGCCGCGGCGTTACTCGCGCTGGCGGCGGTGTCACCCGGGCCGGCGTACGCGCAGCAGTCACCGCCGTCTTCACCCCCGTCTTCACCGCCATCCCCAGCGTCGCCTTCAGCGCCGTCTTCCACGTCCCCGTCACCGGCTCCCGGAACCGCGCCGGCCGCGTCTTCCGGGAGCCGGGTCGGCACCCTCCAGCTCCCCCCGGGATGGAAGATCACCGGAGGTGGGGCCGGGCGCCAGCTGGTCTGGACGTCGCCCGAAGCCGTGCCCATGGGCGATGCCCGGGTCGAGTTCCACGCCGGCGACCGGCTGCTCGGCCGACCGATGGCTCAACAGGACGGCCGTTCCTTCCGGTTGCCCCTTCGTGACGTCCGGCTTGTCGAGGGGGCGCAGCTGCGGGTGACGGCTGCCGGGCGTCGACTCGACGCGCCCGGGCCCGCCCGCTCCGCGCGCATCGATCCCGCCGCCCCGGCCGCTCTTCCGGAGGCCCCGCTTCCCCCGAACCGGGTGGATCCCGGAGTGCCGGGTCGCTACCGGACCGTCAGCGGCGAGTACGGTCTGAAGTCCGTGCGGCTTCCCGGGTTCCCCGAGCCTGTCGAGATGCGTGCCACGGTCGTGGGACCGGCCGATGCGCCGGGGAAGCGGCCCGTAGCCCTTTTCCTGCACGGCCGCCACGAGACCTGTTACACCCCTGGGTCCGACGAGGCGACGGGCGCGTGGCCCTGCCCGGCGGGCTCTCGGCCGATACCGAGCCACGAGGGATACCTGCGGGCGCAGCGCCTCCTGGCCTCCCAGGGGTACGTGACGCTGTCGATAGCTGCCAACGGCATCAACGGCCAGGACTACCGTGCCGAGGACGGCGGCGCCCAGGCCCGTTCCTCCCTGATACGGCTGCACCTCGCCCGCTGGGCCGACTGGTCCTCGAACCGGGCCTCCGCTCCGGCCGCCGTACGCCGCGCCTCGGCCGCGGACCTGTCGCGCGTGCTGCTCGTCGGCCACTCCCGTGGTGGTGAGGGAGTCAACCGGGCCGCGGTCGACAGCCTCTCGCCGCCGCCCGCCGACCAGGACGGCTACCGGGGACCCGTACGGTGGAAGATCCGTGGCACCGTCCCGATAGGGCCCACGATCTTCGGCAACAACCCGGCCCCTGACGTGCCCTCCATGACCATTCTGCCCGGCTGTGACGGCGACGTGTACGACCTCCAGGGCCAGAACTTCGTCGACGGCACACGCGGTGTCAGCCGAGGCGCCGCCCTGCACAGCGCGGTCTACATGGTCGGCGCCAACCACAACTTCTTCAACAGCGAGTGGACCCCCGGGCAGGCGCAGGCGCCGGCCATGGACGACTTCTCGTCCGACGACGGGGTCGACCCGGTCTGCTCCGCCGGCACGAAGACCCGCCTCACCGCCACGCAACAGCAGGCCGCGGGCGCCACCTACATCGCGGCGGCCGCCCGGCTGTTCGTCGCCGGTGACGACCGGGTCCGTCCGCTCCTCGACGGCACCGGCCGCCGCGCCCCGTCGGCCGACCCCGCCCGGGCCCTCGCCCACGCCGTCGGTGCGCACCGCACGCCTGCCTTCGTGCCGGGCTCCTCGGTCACCGTGTCCGGCAGCGGCGGCAGGCTCTGCGCCCAAGTCGACCCGGATCCCGCCCGCGCGTGCCTGTCCCCCGAGGCGGGCGGCATGTCACCGCACTTCGCTTCCTGGGAGGCCTCTCCCGAACCGGGCCGTGACGCCGTCGCACTGGAGTGGGCGACCCCCGGATCCCCGGTCGCTCTGCGCTCGGCCCAGCCGGTCTCCCTCGCGGGTTCCGACGCGCTGGCGCTGCGGTTGATCGTCCCGCCCAACAGCACGGGCACCGAGCTGGACGTCGCCATGAGGGATTCCTCCGGGCGCCGCGTACACCTGGGCCGTACCCGTGTCGACGGGCTGCCGGGCAGTGAGCGGACCGCCTCGTATTGGGCACGCGAGGTCCGTGTGCCGCTGTCGGCCAGTGCCCGGTCCGGCGTGGACCTGAAGGCGATCACCGCGCTGGAACTGACCCCGCGCAGCGGTTCGGGCCGCGCGTGGCTGATGGACGCGTGGGGCTGGCGCCCCGGCACTCCGGCCGTACGAGCGGCCGATCTGGCACGCGTCGACATCGGGCGTCTGACCGTCGCTGAGGGCGACTCCGGGGTCCGCACCTATCGTGTACCGGTGCGGGTGTCCGGGCAGCGCAGCGGACAGGTCCGACTGTTCGTTCCCGCTCCGGACACGGGCGAGTTCACGTCCCGCACGGTGACGGTACGACCGGGTCGGCACGACATCGACGTACCGGTCGCGGTACGGGGCAACACCCGCTTCGGCTACGACGTCCCGCACGACGCGTTCGTCAAGGCCGTGCGTGGCACGGCGGTCGGCTCGCACCGGGGTGGTGTGACCGTGCTGAACGACGACGCCATGCCCACGGTGAGCGTGACGCCGGTCGCGGCCGATGTGACCGAAGGTTCCGCCCTGACCTGGCGGGTGACGCTGTCCGCGGCCGCCGACGCCGAGATCATGGGCGGCGTCGGCTTCCTGCCACCGGCCGGCGGTACGGAGCTGTCCACCGAGGACGTCGACCGGGCGTGGCTGGAGGAGCACCTCGGCGAGGTGCCCGCCACGGCTACGCCGCTCTCCCAGCTCGATCACGGGGGCCTGTACCTGGGCTTCTCCGTACCGGCCGGCGAGACGAGCGCGGAAGTGCGCGTGCCCACCGTCAAGGACGGTGTCAGTGAGACGGTGGAGTCCGTACACGCTCAGCTGACTACGTACGACGGCTCGTGGGAGCCCATCCCTGGGCCGGAGTTCATCGGAACAGTGCGGGACGCGTCGTAG
- a CDS encoding GNAT family N-acetyltransferase → MPNKPSRIELSPLTLADQDEFCALARASSELHMPWMQLPATAEEFQVWMRRFDDGANQGFLVRVRETGVAAGMVNINSIIRGRYQGASLGYAAFAPSAGSGYMTEGLVATLQYAFTDLRLHRLEASIQPANKASLALVQRLGFRYEGVSPAYLYIDGAWRDHERWSITAPQPWTPDPSLPRV, encoded by the coding sequence ATGCCCAACAAGCCCTCGCGGATCGAACTGAGCCCGCTCACCCTCGCCGACCAGGACGAGTTCTGCGCCCTCGCGCGAGCCAGCTCCGAGCTGCACATGCCGTGGATGCAACTGCCCGCGACCGCCGAGGAGTTCCAGGTCTGGATGCGTCGCTTTGACGACGGCGCAAACCAGGGCTTTCTGGTCCGCGTCCGGGAGACCGGCGTGGCCGCCGGGATGGTCAACATCAACTCGATCATCCGGGGCCGCTACCAGGGCGCGTCCCTCGGCTATGCGGCCTTCGCCCCGTCCGCAGGGTCCGGGTACATGACCGAAGGGCTCGTCGCCACCCTGCAGTACGCCTTCACCGATCTGCGGCTCCACCGGCTGGAGGCCAGCATTCAGCCGGCGAACAAGGCATCCCTGGCGTTGGTCCAGCGGCTGGGCTTCCGCTACGAAGGGGTCTCGCCCGCCTACCTCTACATCGACGGGGCTTGGCGGGACCACGAACGCTGGTCCATCACCGCACCACAGCCCTGGACTCCCGACCCTTCCCTTCCCCGGGTCTGA
- a CDS encoding oxygenase MpaB family protein, with translation MSDTEASMNALRQSGDELADATVAALFERGEMGTFNTLMRFFSTAGAPVPDGLPDVAREYLEATSAPPAWVDWDEMERARLFFIDNNVHIATALSFASMPACYLVPHVAKLLSTTHGLNYPSTRMAATGQFTVYLMQPDAFEAGSRFIPAAQKVRLLHASIRHHLRREDRWDIGASGVPICQEDMIGGQMFFSLLVLDSLHRLGIHMSEEGAEAYYYAWRVVGSMLGVDQDAVPKSLDEARRFLDLYMIRHMGPSPEGAHLTRQLIRLYEDIVPGTLFDPVVPALVRYLVGDTCADWLEVPSTPWDTVVKAVPHLLGVLESIEDRSPLGAWALDRLGHLTTVFELSSLTRGRVMHYAIPENLRKEYGVPDAPSRTRRWTPPAATVSP, from the coding sequence GTGTCCGACACCGAGGCATCGATGAACGCCCTTCGACAGAGCGGCGACGAGCTCGCCGATGCCACCGTCGCCGCTCTCTTCGAACGCGGCGAGATGGGTACCTTCAACACGCTCATGCGCTTCTTCTCCACCGCAGGCGCTCCCGTGCCGGACGGGTTGCCCGATGTCGCCAGGGAGTATCTGGAGGCCACGAGCGCCCCACCGGCCTGGGTGGACTGGGACGAGATGGAGCGGGCCCGGCTGTTCTTCATCGACAACAACGTGCACATCGCCACCGCCCTGTCCTTCGCCTCCATGCCGGCCTGCTATCTCGTCCCCCACGTCGCGAAGCTGCTGTCGACGACCCACGGGCTGAACTACCCCTCCACGCGCATGGCGGCGACCGGCCAGTTCACCGTCTACCTGATGCAGCCCGATGCCTTCGAGGCCGGCAGCCGCTTCATCCCCGCCGCGCAGAAGGTCCGGCTGCTCCACGCCTCCATCCGTCACCACCTCAGGCGCGAGGACCGCTGGGACATCGGGGCGTCGGGGGTGCCGATCTGTCAGGAGGACATGATCGGCGGGCAGATGTTCTTCTCGCTGCTCGTGCTGGACAGCCTGCACCGTCTCGGCATCCACATGTCGGAGGAGGGGGCGGAGGCGTACTACTACGCCTGGCGTGTGGTCGGCTCGATGCTGGGGGTCGACCAGGACGCCGTCCCCAAGTCCCTCGACGAGGCACGCCGGTTCCTCGATCTGTACATGATCCGGCACATGGGGCCGTCCCCTGAGGGCGCCCACCTGACCCGGCAGCTCATCCGTCTCTACGAGGACATCGTGCCGGGGACGCTGTTCGACCCGGTCGTGCCCGCTCTCGTCCGGTATCTCGTCGGCGACACCTGCGCCGACTGGCTTGAGGTCCCGAGCACCCCGTGGGACACCGTCGTCAAGGCCGTGCCCCACCTCCTGGGCGTGCTGGAGAGCATCGAGGACCGTTCCCCGCTCGGCGCCTGGGCCCTCGACCGGCTCGGGCACCTCACCACGGTCTTCGAGCTGTCCTCGCTCACCCGTGGGCGCGTCATGCACTACGCCATTCCCGAAAACCTCAGGAAGGAGTACGGCGTCCCCGACGCACCCTCCCGTACCCGTCGCTGGACCCCGCCGGCCGCCACCGTCTCCCCGTGA
- a CDS encoding polyprenyl synthetase family protein: MTERWESAAFKARVDQVLHRFVADEADLLATVDPALGSVAEQLEAAVAVGKRLRAAFCYWGWRAARQPDSDALVRAAASMELVHAAAVVHDDLIDDSPLRHGRPTAHVALGGVVRHHPRAADAARSLAMLVGDLLMSLAGQLFATSGLPAAYLGRARPLWAALARDLIAGECLEILHTGAAPDTAASLKVIRYKTAKYTVEQPLLIGGALAGAGERLREGYSAYGLPLGEAFQLRDDLLGLFGDTRSTGKANADDVRGHRPTALLAETWRIAGSGDREQLRTLLGRHDLDEDGLEAVREVMRRLRTPDRVESMIAARVEEALGALHELDLPSPAVHALTGLAHSAAVRLS, from the coding sequence GTGACTGAGCGCTGGGAGTCGGCCGCGTTCAAGGCCCGTGTCGACCAGGTGCTGCATCGCTTCGTCGCCGATGAGGCCGATCTGCTTGCGACGGTCGATCCGGCCCTTGGGTCGGTGGCCGAGCAGCTGGAGGCCGCCGTCGCCGTCGGCAAACGGTTACGGGCGGCTTTCTGCTACTGGGGCTGGCGCGCGGCGCGGCAGCCCGACAGCGACGCCTTGGTGCGGGCGGCGGCCTCCATGGAGCTGGTGCACGCGGCCGCCGTCGTCCACGACGACCTCATCGACGACAGTCCGCTGCGCCACGGGCGGCCCACCGCTCACGTGGCCCTCGGCGGTGTCGTACGGCACCATCCCCGGGCTGCGGACGCCGCACGGTCGTTGGCCATGCTCGTCGGCGATCTGCTCATGTCCCTCGCCGGGCAGCTCTTCGCCACCAGTGGTCTGCCCGCCGCCTATCTCGGCCGGGCCCGCCCGCTGTGGGCGGCGCTGGCCCGTGACCTGATCGCCGGCGAGTGTCTGGAGATCCTGCACACCGGTGCCGCCCCGGACACGGCGGCGTCGCTCAAGGTCATCCGCTACAAGACCGCCAAGTACACCGTCGAGCAGCCCCTGTTGATCGGTGGCGCCCTGGCCGGGGCCGGCGAGCGGCTGCGCGAGGGGTACAGCGCCTACGGGCTGCCGCTGGGCGAGGCCTTCCAGCTGCGGGACGATCTACTCGGCCTGTTCGGGGACACACGAAGCACGGGCAAGGCCAACGCCGACGACGTACGCGGCCATCGGCCGACCGCGCTCCTCGCGGAGACCTGGCGCATCGCCGGCTCCGGCGACCGCGAGCAGCTGCGCACCCTGCTCGGGCGGCACGACCTGGACGAAGACGGTCTGGAGGCCGTACGCGAGGTGATGCGGCGGCTCAGGACACCCGACCGGGTCGAGAGCATGATCGCCGCCCGGGTCGAGGAGGCGCTCGGTGCGCTCCACGAGCTGGACCTGCCTTCGCCTGCGGTCCATGCCTTGACCGGTCTCGCCCACTCGGCCGCGGTCCGTCTGTCCTGA
- a CDS encoding polyprenyl synthetase, with protein sequence MSREAGRRGGPGEQAVLLVAGLADVAAGTLGSALGVVRGLARRSDAAELVVEAERDLTARGRLVLDRYASVPPAHLEVLARHVLAGRVGDGD encoded by the coding sequence ATGAGTCGGGAAGCGGGGCGCCGTGGAGGGCCCGGCGAGCAGGCTGTGCTGCTGGTGGCTGGGCTGGCCGATGTGGCCGCGGGCACGTTGGGGTCCGCGCTCGGGGTCGTACGGGGGCTGGCGCGGCGCTCGGACGCGGCGGAGTTGGTCGTCGAGGCCGAGCGGGATCTGACGGCGCGTGGGCGTCTTGTGCTGGATCGCTACGCCTCCGTGCCCCCGGCGCATCTGGAGGTGCTCGCCCGGCACGTGCTGGCCGGGCGGGTGGGCGACGGTGACTGA
- a CDS encoding DUF6924 domain-containing protein — MWADSGVSSHVRSRWCRIRNILFARLNGYDAILHPHQPRLHPHPISRGFRRADVTDITHSTSVALTNIWEDEGDLDPLYYQELIESPEPREFRAAPAAVHDVHANLTLGNMDFAEVAAAASAASDQALRPV; from the coding sequence ATGTGGGCCGATAGCGGGGTCAGTAGTCACGTTCGCTCCCGGTGGTGCCGCATACGGAACATCCTGTTCGCCCGGCTGAATGGGTACGACGCCATCCTTCACCCCCACCAACCCCGTCTGCACCCTCACCCCATCAGCCGCGGGTTCCGTCGGGCGGACGTCACCGACATCACGCATTCAACTTCAGTAGCTCTGACGAACATCTGGGAGGACGAGGGCGACCTCGATCCCCTCTACTACCAGGAACTCATCGAGTCGCCGGAGCCGCGGGAGTTCCGTGCCGCGCCTGCCGCAGTGCACGACGTCCACGCGAACCTGACGCTCGGCAACATGGACTTCGCAGAGGTCGCTGCGGCTGCCTCTGCAGCGTCTGATCAGGCGCTCCGGCCTGTTTGA